The DNA window cccaaaaagtttttctcatttgtccaattttttaaaaaaccaataaacGCGGTTCATTAATTTCGGGATTTGAGatgatatcaaaaattttctagataatttattcaacatcATCAGGCCGTTATCCAACAACTTTCCACACCGAAGAAAATACACGTTTAGCATAAACGCCAATCCATTAAATTGTCCTGATCCGGGTTGTCTAACTATCCGATCTTAGATGGCGCCAGAATAGAGCGGGCACCGGTTTCCATTTGAATGAGATAGAAAGGAGACAGTTTCTACTATTCTCTCTTGATGAGCTAATTCATTCAGGAAACGTGTCCCTCTTTTTCTCCAACCAAATCTTCgtctctttttcattttcatttacctCTCCAGCCGGTTCACTCGCACACGTAATACGAGCGCAAGTagtaagatttttttcacagatccGCTTTCGCGGTTAAAAAGTGGACCGGATTGAACGTTGCCGCTGCTGCACATGGTGGGTTCTGTGAGTTCGTCGCGGTTAAACCTGTCGCAAATTTTCATTAGCATTCAACCGGTGTTCTTTGCGAAGCGAACGGAAAGACCGAACTTCCGTTTTAGCCAGCGGCTGCCTGGCTCGCGTACGTCTAGATTTACGAATAGGTATTCACATACATGTGGTGTATATATAGGCGATGCCTACGTGCAAAGTTTTGACTATACACTGCGCTCGCGGACTGTCTAACTTTTGAATACACTGACTAACGATTAGCTTATCGATCATCACTCATTCAAGAGTCGTTTAAACTGTATAGTTTTCAGTCCAGGAACTTTTATTCGATTATTTCGATTCTTTGTATCCCGAAATGATACTTTCCGGGATCGCGGTTGCGGAGCGAAAACTACTTTACACTACCTGCTAGACTCATGATTCTGCGTTATTATCCGTAAAACGGTACCTGTATTGCACAATATGGAACAGTTTATATCCGGTGTTACATTTATTCGGGAGGTGATTTCTATTTTGTCagaaacattaaattttttttttttcacccgatAACAGACAAgttataaaataacaattttgcaagcaaaaatgttttctttctccCTCCTCCCTCTTCTCATCGAGGATAATATGCATAATATATACAGCACATTGAATACACGTGTATCCGTGAGCGCAAGTATGTAACGTCCATAGGTGGTTAAAATTAAACTGGAAATATTGCAGATTTTAGCGCCGATGACGCAATTGGTTGATTATGATGTTTCGGACAGAAGGCAACATTTCGTGACTCATCCTTTGGTTTATCATCATGTTCTTGCTGTACACCATTCGTATACCTACGTTAACCTTATTGCGCATGTATCTTTATgcgaaatttaattgaatattatttttttcctgcatAATCGTCGTTTTGTACTAATATCCACAATTTGTCAATTTCGTCaaagaaaatatgaacatTCACATATGCGATAGCGTTGGTTGggtacatataaatacatatatatatatatatgtacttatATACACTTGTGTATGTTATACGCACAAACTTGAGACCGCAGCGTGATGCGAAGCGAAATTGGATAATTCTCTTGCTTATTATTCTACAGGCATTTCGGATGAAAGTGAATTGGTGATTAACATAAATTTTGTAGAGGCAATAAAACGGCTCTTTTAAAGAGCTTAAGGAGTATCTGATATACTAGATTTCTTCGGCTCGTGTCGCTGCTATGATGTCTGTAGGcatgtacatacctacatgcACATATATAAAAGAATCTCTTTACTGACgacaaattattacaaatgATATATAATTCTGTAAAACTACCGTAGCATCTCTATGTAGAGTTCTTTACgcacaaaatttgattttaataaGTCATAACTCTTGACCGTGATACTTTTTATTGGAGAAAATGgtaatcgtataatattttgttacaCTATACTTTTGTACATCGAAAAATtcagataatttttaaagtcAATCAAACTCTGGTCCGTTGATTAAAGCAACTTTGATTTTCACCAAAAAGCTATTATACGCCACCCGAAACTTTCTCTGAAGTTTCGtaatccaaaaatttttctcatcggGAAATAGACCCGCctactttttttcaccagtATTTAACAATTCGCTATCAGTGGAAGGCCGACTTTAAACAACATACACTTAAATAGGGgtgttatttaaacaattCGTTCAGGTTCGATAACCAGATGTTGTATCATTGACTACACGTTGAAAGACTTATTTACGCTTATTTGCATAATTCAATATTAAATACTGCAGTCGATATATGAGACAGAATAGAATTTGTCGCAACGATTTTATGACTCTAACAGTAATAGCAGAGAATGATGGGCCCTATTAAGTCGCTTAACCGACTATAAATGCCCAATAAGTCTCTATGTCTGCAAACACTGTCAGACGCCAGCCTATTCACGTTATGTATATCTTCTAAATATAGAATTCATGTAAATATTCCTGCGCCCCGAGTCAACCTTCTAGTTTGATACTAATCGTGAGATCtactaatattttttaaacatttttttttctcctctttcgCAGTGTCAGCGTATGTCCGTTTGTTTGTGTGTGATGCTCATTTTCTAAAGTATATACTTTCTTGACAGCTTTTTCAGCACACACGATATTACAGCGAGGTGATAGAATTTCGCGGTAATACGTGAGTcaaatatgaaaacaaaagTGGCGTTTAtaagattaaaattttcataatacaCGATGAGTTCCCGGTTCGCGTGTCAGCCTTCGAACGTGATACCGTcaaactcaaaaaacgcactttcataaaaatattgtttttgcTACTTTAAGCTTCAAATTCAAAGGGCGTAATTTGTCAAGATCCATTTGAATTTCACTATTTCACTATTAGTctgaaatctgaaatttttcgtgGTATAATTCGTTCTATACTTTGAAGACAATTTTGCTATGGCGCGCAAAAATACCTACGGATGTATTATACTTATTTATACGTTTAGAATAAACAATCAAAAGCGCGAGCGTAATTTATCGTTAAATTTTCTGCAACAGCCAAGAGGAAATACCGTAGAAGCACGTTAAAGTATGTATCCTTTATCCTGATGCAGGATTACGTAAGATCCGTTACATACTACAGTTACAATGTCAATTAGTCATTCGAACAATAATATACTATAATTACGCAAGTAATACCTAACCCGCGTTACATACACACATCTCCGTCTCTGTTTGAAGGGAAATTTCTGTACCTGTTAGAACATGCGGCTAGCTGCAAGTGTCTCTCAAGAAACAATGCGAATAAATTGCTAAACGgcatataaataattcaatgaaactATAATATAGTTGCCATTTTTCCCTCGAgctgtatacgtatactctCGTCGATATATCATTACGCAGACGAAGTTGAGTGTTACAGGAATCGATCGAtacataaaaatgaaaacaataaaagGAGGCAAACATCatggtgaaaatgaaaacattttaCCGTAAAATGAGCGAATGCCTTAAAccttccggctaacttgttttcggtccgaaacaaaatgcgcGTTCAATTCTACAATAATTATGTGACGATGACTGGCGATGCAGCTAACGTGAGAAAATATGATGCATTGTcgcataattcgtatagaatccAAGTCACATTTTGTTTCAAgtcgaaaacaagttagccgaaAGGTTAAGGCATTTACGCATTTTACTACAAgtgtagaaataaaataaccgGCATGCTCAGCGCTGCGTAAGAAGAAGAGCAAACGTAGGCATGGCAAACAATAATAGTGCAGAGTTTATTGTACACAACGTAAACGATGTATATATGCTGTCAATCAATATGCTAGTAAAATACCGCATTGTGTGAATTTGTTAACAATTGTACTCCGTATCCGCGACACACGTCACGCAAGTTTATCACTTTGACATAATTATGAGTCATTTGTGCCTGCATCGAACTCTCTGTGTATACAACACGCAACATTCTTCGAACAACGAATTTATCGCCAAGTTAAACGGGGATTTCGATTGCAAATACATAAGTAAtcggtgaaataaaataccaaGTTacgcttaaaaatttttcgataattttcaaccaaGTTCGTATTCGTACTCTCCTTGTTTTGCACACCTTCTATGGTTGGATAATTACTCGATTATTTAATCATATCGTTCAATCATCGATATTTGATACCCGGTGTGATATAACATCCAGTCAAGTATACCTACtgtaatattgttacaattaCTCACCCAATGAATTATTCGTCAGTAGAGCGCAAGCCAACGTCAGAAGAAACAAATACATTTTGGCGTGAGGATTCGCAGATGATGAATTAGCAGCGTTCCTTCCGGTGTTGATTAACGACCTGGATACGAGCATCGcggtaatattatttactttttaacTTCTTTACGTATTATACTTCTGCGCGGAAGACGTTGTTTTTTATGAAAACTTCAAGAGACTACAATGTTCATCGTTGTGAGGATTATATGGTATACTTTAAACGTGtgaaatgtgtgaaaaaataaacagttATATTGTTTAAAGAAAACCGTCTCACTTCAATAATTTAAAACctttatatttacaatttaaaaCATCAATCGAAACATTCAAGCATTTGCTTTTAAAACACCTGTAAAGTCTAGGTTCAAGTTCACCTGCACTATCATGAGCTGCGGGTACACGTATATCGTTATACGTCGTTAATATCGGCTGCCGCATTTACTCACTAGCAGATATCTCCACATTTATTCCGCACAACAATCACCATAACAATTATACGATTATAATGAAGATATCGATAAGTCTCGGCGATGTGTTCAACGATCATTCGAGTCGGCCTCGCTGCatattcgaaatttaaatttcaacgaGAAACAAAACAACGTACGAAACTAACTGaatattcttcttttctttctcaacaattacaataatttaaaatacgaCGGGCgtagtattattattgaaattaaattgtaTGTAATTTAGTTACTTGTTTATTCGATATGACAATTGTATATCGTTACACGCGgcttgaagaagaaatttgaaatacagGTATTTAAATGACATACGAAACCAATATTGTGCACATAACCgaacataattttatttttctttaataatttaacaaacaattatcgttgttgttaatttcatttatttatttttttcaacaaaataccAACAACTGCGCTCCTGACGGACTTTTTATTACGGTTCGGTTAGTTGCGGCCGTTCAAGTCTGCGGACGAAACGGCGAGATTCGCGTTACTTAATGCCCGACGTCTTTCCGGGACGATTTTTCCGTCTTCGTGCAATCCGTTTGCTGTCCCTGAGCGCGACCAAAGCCCGATTGACTCGAAGGAGCCCCGAGTAACACTGCGTCGAATGAGTCGAATGAAGCAGTTCTAAGTGAACGTGGGTAGTACAGTAGGTACCAGGTAGAATCTTCTCTGTTCGCGGGCACGAGACTATTTCAGACTTCTTTCACCGTTGTGTGTTTGTTGAATGTGCAGCAGCACCGGCATGGCACCGGGACACCGGTGGGGGGTTCAGTCGAGGAGTTCCTTCTACCTGCGCCAGCTCACTCGACGATGGTAGGGGAATTCCCCCTGTTACGCACGAGCCAATCGGTCCTACCGTACAGAGGAATTTTGCACGCTCCTCGCCGGATGTGCCGCAGGAATTTTTGACGCCGACTCTCTCGCGACCAtccgcaaattttcaattctcggcagtgagaaatttttttaactcgctGTTTTCTCCAAAACCTTTTATTACAAACCGCGCCATTCCTGCGGCATGAGTTGCTCGAAAATTgaacgagaaagagaaagaaaaaaattaaatagaaTTAATTGTACACTTCTTTTCGTTACATTCCATTACATTTGAATCTTAAAAAAACATCGCTCAAATTGCAGGCTTTTTCGTTCAACCGggttataattgaaaaaatttcaaagctcAGGAATAACGTGACGGTCTTCTTACAGAAACTTCAAGTAATTCATGCAAACAATTCATGCCTCAAATTTGTTTACACACTGAATATAAGTATCCCGTATCGACGAATCGTTTTGTCGATATCTGGGAGAGCGGAGCTGGGGTCATGGACTGATTTGACTTGTGGTAGGATTACTTCGGTCTAGAATTTATAGATACACTACGCTAAAAGCATACgtacattttatattattttacagtAATTTCGGGCGTTCATACAAATAGTAAGACAAGCGATACACGACTGTTTCCGAAATGTTCAGATCGTGCAATTTCACGATAAGCATTATTCAGATATATATAATTCGCGTTCTGTCGCAGCACGCAACACGCAACACACGATTATTTGATACATCCAACGAGAGCTgatcgttatttttaatttcacccaCGCGAAGTCTCTCATGATTGTACACTCACCGTCGCATAATCTTTGAATTAGTCCATCGATTAGAAGACTTATTTTCAAAGCAAAGAATTTCTCGATAAATGTTCGAATCCGGTATCGACTTTCATCGAAAATGTTCGACTGGTTTGAACGAAATGGGGATCGAGAAcattgagtttttttttttcaaggagAATTTAACGGCACAACAAATTGCAATGCTTGCTTTAACCGCGTGCctgatttttcgaatttcgcaTATTTTTACGAACACTGCTAATTATTTAAAGTAGCTGAATCCAGTGCTGCAAAGATAATATACGTTCAACGTAATGAATACTATACCGGCACTCTGCAAgcatgatatatatttatgtatccAGCAGAACTGCAGGACTTAAGGATCGGTCAGATCCTCAAGTCAGCTTGTAGCGTATTCGTCTTTTTAGCCCTTGAAGAGCTAAGTGTGGGCAGCTAAGTATAGAAGAGCAACTTTTTCCCAACTGGAATCACGAGCCGTTCGTATATTCATTATAGAATACCAAGCATTCCTTACGCATTCTTTGAGCCGCCCTTTGCCCACGCTACAGGATCCTAACTCTCCCTCGGAATACCTGTCTGAAAGACTTCAAACAGGGTTTCATCCTTTTACACTTGGGTGGAAAAAGTCTCGAGGCGGCTCACGCGGTCATGCTTCAGTTATGTCTGTAAATGGAAATTTCTTAAATCCCGTTATACCTATACCGAATATGTTTAAACAATGTTCTATTACAAGTTAACGACCACGGCCCAATTACGAAGATCAATTAGCcgtaaaaacaatgtttaagTACCTTGTGATAACCGTAAGACTGTATACTGAAATCTACCGTGACGTTGTAAGAGAAATTATTAATCAGCGAgaagtttattttcaaacgttgTACGTGAGTCACACGGCATGACACATTGAAAAGACGTTATTATACGGtaatgaaaaactattttgtGAAGAAGTTTCACCAAATATCAATCGAACCGTGTGCACAAAGCCGACTGACCACAAAATCCGATTATTTATATGTCACAGGCTGCACGTTCTGCTCGTAATTAGGTACGATGATGAATTCATGAAAGCGGAATAGTGAAACGCGCTTTGTGAAAACTCTTATGGCCTTGACAGTGTCTACGGTGCAGAGGATATTGAGATCATTACACCTTATAATAATTTACGGCGATGGTGTAAAGCCAACTGCGGCTGTCATACGcagatataaatattatgcGACTGCTATTTTCGCTGAACTTTGTTCAATCTATTATACTTATATCTAACAATACACCATCCCTGCCTTATGCTCTattcaaatttacaatttctCAACTATCTAGGttgcatatattttatacggCGAAggcaatattgaaaaatcaatctcGATCAATTCAtggatctttttttttgtatacctcCTGCAATCGGGCTTGGGAATTGTTCTTTCAACCTTGTCGTAACGGTGATTTCACGAACATGTATACACAGTCGGCACGTGCTCGATATATCTGTATGGTCACGTAAAAGAGTGATGATGATTTGCTACGGATAACAGggttttgaaattcgaaacaaATATCTATTCTCTTGAAGAGTGATTCGGTAAATTCTTCTGCCGAAGAAGACTCACGTTGCGTTGGATCTTCcatcgaaattcaaatatctttcCGCTTTCCTGCACGCTTCTAAGAATGATTCGTTCGATGCAAATGACATCAGGCTGCGATAACAACGCTAATGAGATTCAATTGTATAGAATGAATAACTACTGCCAACTATCAGTTGGCAACTGTTCAATTAGGATGGGTGAGTTGATTTCGCGATTACCGCACTGGCAGAAATGAGTTACCAGCGATCCAACAACACTATCGGCCAGTTTTCCGTTTGGTTTGACGTCGGCAATGATGGCGAGGTCATTCGAACATTCAAATAATCATCCTCggataatttttaccaattgaCTACTTCCAACATAAAAGCTCGAGcagttttttcttctaatcGTTGAGATTCTAGTGtgcagtaaatatttttcatagaaTCGTCGTATTACCAGTCCGTAATTATTCTCTTGTATCATTAGTCGATAAAAGGTATACAGAATTTTCTAGGTAGGCATAATTACTGTGTAACAAGTAACGACTGGTTGCAATATGCGTTGGGTATAATACAGGAGCTATCAACAGCTTAAAGAATATCGTTTGTGCCAGGTACAGAGGACACGATCAACCCCGCAACTACGTGTATACACTTTAAAACTGGGTGACTCAACAACAAGTGATTATTGTAGGTCATATCGTAAACATTTTAACATTCAAAGAAGACGCGCCGTCGTAGGCGGGTACAAACATTGGCATATATACTTTATGTTAAGAATGACGTCGGTTAATCGGCGACTCCTGTGCAAGTAAGTCGGTAGCAATGAAATGTCGTTGAACTTTTATTTGACTGCAGACAAACAATCGATGATTAAACTCTCAAGGATGCATTTGGCAATATCGTGTACAATACACCGATCGCTAACTATGCTTTGACAAATTCTAAATGCATATAATAAGAAATACACGCCCACGCAGGGCCGTCCCAAAGGCCGAACGCGCTATCCGCATACCGATCTCGTGAGTTTCGTACCGACGTCGTAAGCATCCCTATGAATAACCATGTCGTTCgacaacaatgaaaaataaacaccACAGTCCAGACGATTCGTACTGACCAGTGACCACCGCCGAAATGATCAACTGAGTTTTCGTATGGCAGTCTGAACATCTTATTGTGCTGCCACCTTCCatcttaatttcaaattatatagCACAGAGCTAATTCACAGCATTTCTATGCAGTGATACCTTCCGGCGATAGATCGAACGGGGCTTGTAATTGGCTGGCACCGTATCGCTCTGGTTATCTGAAGCCAATGATACGACTCCGATATTCAGATCGCGTGGCGATATCGCCACAAAGAAATTTCGGTTCAAGCTCACCATCCATGGTCACATCACTCAAAATGCTCGAGCCGACTGTAACCTAAAAGCAATAAAGATCCTAACCTAGTTCGACCTAAACTAAAACAAAACTTCCTTCGGTCAAGATATGTAAATTCGAATAGACATCACCTGGGTAGAAGCGACCGTAAGCAAAGAATCAAAAGGACCTGACTATCCATGATTCGATGCGTTTATTCAAAAGATTaacgcaattaatttatttatgtgaGGTTAGTCAGTCAGCTGTTCAACCCAAAGTGTCAAGCAGCGAACGACGATGACACCTGTGACTTGTCCTGatttagatgaaaaatgaaatcagaattattaataatttacgAAATCACGTCAGATTCAGGTTGTTCCAAGACCTGGTAGTGCGATATGAAGGAGGTACTAGCGACACGGACTACTCCAgagtacaataattattttgccAACAACAATGGTGACTCCAGCGGTGATAATCCTGTACCGGATAACAGCACCAGAAGATACGCAGTCCTTAGCACTAAATGGATGGGTGCAATGGGTGAGGAGCTCGGTATGCATCCTCTCCCGGACCCACTGCTGCGTAGACTTGCCGAAGACGCCTCTTATCGCCTGAGAGAAGTTCTGCATGTAAGTATTATTGCATCGTTTTACCATTGGTTTTTATTCTAATTACCAGTTCTCATTTTTCCCTGGAATTAATAAGCCATTCAGCTCGTCTTTTCTTTGATTCTTCGGAGCAAGCAACAAAGATTGTTCATTATTAATGATGATAAAAAGACCTTAAATAGCTGTGTCAATCTATATAATTCAATTAGTTTCATAAACCATATTCTGCTGGCATAGAAATGCGTGACGAGACTGAAACACAGCAGGCGCAAGCGTCTCACTGCAGTCGATGTAAATGCCGTTTTGACCACACTTTACAACACCGATCCTGTGATGGGAGCACCGGAACAGCTTCCTGAGTATCACTCGGAGGCACGGGTCTTTGTGCCTCACGAACGCTTTGTTAATCTAGTTGAACATGCAAATAACTCGGTACATTTGTCGCAGACCAATTTACCCTTGTTGAAAGGTATCTGtttaattagttttttttttgtggttgACTTGTGTATCATTGAACTAGCTTTTACTTcatcttctctttctcttgttTCATCATCTTAGAAACGGAAATTAATGACTCACGGATAACAGAGGCTCGCCAAAATTACACGAAACGGGCTTTAAAAACACTTTTCAATGGCTCGCAGAAAACCTTTCAGGTAAACAGATTGAGAGTGGATGAGCTTTTTGTTACTTCTTGAAAGTGAATCAAAACTCTGTTCTAGGTTCTTCTGAATGACTGTTCAACCAATGCGCATCTCGGAGGAGCGGGAGTCGTTGACAGACTGATAGCCATCGCTCGTTCCTCCATAATATCAAGTAGTGCTCAATACACAAGAGTGTCTACTAGAACATGTCAGCTGATAATATCCATTGCATGCAACAGTGAAACCGTTTATCCACAAGATTTACAAACTGTAAGATACACGTCAATACGTCGAATTGATTAGACGATTTGACACACATTTACCACATCATCAACTTTACTTCCCAACTTTTTACAGGTTGATAGTCTAACAGAGCTGTTGCTGGAATTGTTATTTGGAAAAAGCATGCTGAACCAAAACCTGGGATTACTGTTCAAGGAATGCGTTTTGAAGCTAATGTTACGATGGCCGACAACGGCTCATAGGTACAAACATCGAGCAACTGTATTTTACTTTCAGATCACTGAGTCCGTTGAGTTATATCCTAAATGATACACTAGGCAGTTTGGTTGCTCACAGTTGTCAAGTTCTCTTATTCAGATCACTTGGAAATAATCCACTCATTGTTATTAGGTTCTTGCCAATGCTGGAAACGATTTTACTGCGAGAAGATAATGAGAAATTGAAGCcggatgtaaaaaaagaaatggccATGGAGATAATGGCAGGTGTACAGCCGCTTTACTTCTTCCAGCCTGATAATAATGTTCCAGGATTTTACAAAAACGTTTTAGAATATGCATTGCCTGGAACTAGTTTATGGCACAGGCTGGCTGTAAGTATAGACGTTTCACACTTTTAATCCTCAAATTAATCATGGTATTTTGACTAAGCAATT is part of the Neodiprion virginianus isolate iyNeoVirg1 chromosome 5, iyNeoVirg1.1, whole genome shotgun sequence genome and encodes:
- the LOC124305226 gene encoding uncharacterized protein LOC124305226, whose protein sequence is MKEVLATRTTPEYNNYFANNNGDSSGDNPVPDNSTRRYAVLSTKWMGAMGEELGMHPLPDPLLRRLAEDASYRLREVLHKCVTRLKHSRRKRLTAVDVNAVLTTLYNTDPVMGAPEQLPEYHSEARVFVPHERFVNLVEHANNSVHLSQTNLPLLKETEINDSRITEARQNYTKRALKTLFNGSQKTFQVLLNDCSTNAHLGGAGVVDRLIAIARSSIISSSAQYTRVSTRTCQLIISIACNSETVYPQDLQTVDSLTELLLELLFGKSMLNQNLGLLFKECVLKLMLRWPTTAHRFLPMLETILLREDNEKLKPDVKKEMAMEIMAGVQPLYFFQPDNNVPGFYKNVLEYALPGTSLWHRLALTICALSKSGRHLLDLSMIIEHFGDSILPYLISAPTHSKAIKKTNATLPIIVRSKIKYAAIKPLTGLKISGDKQTMFTDSTLRGSRREIRFAFAGGRPVPPNSLRRASLRANYQILRSDSRATYALVASRRLLVVKSKKSSLPRTYDLANTII